A single Pseudomonas sp. DC1.2 DNA region contains:
- a CDS encoding DUF2789 domain-containing protein: MDSPTHDLKGLFDQLGLDSSEKAIDDFIAHHSPLADDEKLIDAEFWTPQQASFLKEQLREDADWARVVDDLNLRMHQVH; encoded by the coding sequence ATGGATTCGCCCACCCACGACTTGAAAGGCTTATTTGACCAACTCGGCCTGGACTCCAGCGAGAAGGCCATCGACGATTTCATCGCCCATCACTCGCCCTTGGCGGACGACGAGAAACTCATTGATGCCGAATTCTGGACCCCACAACAGGCTAGTTTTCTAAAAGAACAATTGCGTGAAGACGCTGACTGGGCGCGGGTGGTGGATGACTTAAACCTGCGTATGCATCAAGTTCACTGA
- a CDS encoding methyl-accepting chemotaxis protein, whose protein sequence is MTRDGSLVGPVPTPAPAATLAAKNRWMTPTLQSIALMLLLCGMVLGGWSLYLGLPLAVLIIWLPRLRSRPTPDSAPAQSISAISELTRDLSYTTSHNALSAAGVAFSVKQLADKLQSQLGAAARIVSNAEVMIATEHATSTLSRQALSAASEAHQSSAAGHSELIESIALMHQLSQRANASRELIEALSLRSDDIQRVTLVIQSIASQTNLLALNAAIEAARAGEHGRGFAVVADEVRGLAARTASATGEVGGMVADIQQRTAQVVEQIRQLSSDLDIGVGQVEHTGQHLENIARLAANVEHQVGEIALGADTNREQLDSLFQAIEQMRSDLAISDQQTQRLAQAAVQMEGQAESISERLAEVGLDDYHQRVYDLAREGASQIAARFEADIDQGRVSLDDLFDRHYQAIPKTQPAKFQTRFDGYTDQVLPAIQEPLLPRHEGLVFAIACTQQGYVPTHNTVFTQPLTGDVQVDTLQNRTKRKFADRTGVRCGSHQQAVLLQTYTRDTGELMHDLSVPIMVKGRHWGGLRLGYKPQKPR, encoded by the coding sequence ATGACGAGAGACGGATCTCTGGTTGGGCCAGTGCCTACACCAGCGCCCGCAGCAACGCTGGCCGCGAAAAACCGCTGGATGACCCCCACGTTGCAAAGCATCGCTTTGATGCTGTTGCTCTGTGGCATGGTGTTGGGTGGGTGGTCCCTGTATTTGGGCCTGCCGTTGGCGGTGCTGATCATCTGGTTACCGCGCTTGCGTTCACGCCCGACTCCTGATTCAGCCCCTGCGCAAAGCATCAGTGCAATCTCCGAGCTGACCCGCGACCTTTCCTACACCACCAGTCACAACGCGCTGTCCGCCGCCGGCGTGGCCTTCTCGGTCAAGCAACTGGCCGACAAGCTGCAATCGCAACTCGGTGCTGCCGCCCGGATCGTCAGTAACGCCGAAGTCATGATCGCGACCGAACACGCCACCTCGACACTTAGCCGCCAAGCCCTCAGCGCGGCCAGCGAGGCTCATCAGAGCAGCGCCGCAGGGCATTCGGAGTTGATCGAGTCAATTGCTCTCATGCACCAGCTCAGCCAGCGCGCGAATGCCAGCCGTGAACTGATCGAGGCCTTGAGCCTGCGCAGTGATGACATTCAGCGGGTGACCCTGGTGATCCAGTCCATCGCCAGCCAGACCAATCTGTTGGCACTGAATGCGGCCATTGAAGCAGCCCGTGCCGGAGAGCATGGTCGCGGCTTCGCGGTGGTGGCGGATGAAGTGCGTGGGCTGGCCGCGCGCACGGCGTCGGCCACTGGCGAAGTGGGTGGAATGGTCGCCGACATTCAGCAGCGTACCGCGCAAGTGGTCGAGCAAATTCGCCAGCTCTCCAGTGACCTGGACATCGGTGTCGGGCAAGTCGAGCACACAGGCCAGCACCTGGAAAATATCGCGCGCCTGGCCGCCAATGTCGAACATCAGGTTGGGGAAATCGCCTTGGGCGCTGACACCAACCGTGAACAACTGGACAGTCTGTTTCAAGCCATTGAGCAAATGCGCAGCGATTTGGCAATCAGTGACCAGCAGACCCAACGTCTGGCCCAGGCAGCGGTGCAGATGGAAGGTCAAGCCGAAAGCATCAGCGAACGTTTGGCTGAAGTTGGGCTGGACGACTATCACCAGCGGGTTTACGACCTCGCCCGTGAAGGCGCCAGCCAGATTGCCGCGCGTTTTGAAGCGGACATCGATCAGGGTCGTGTCAGTCTCGATGACCTGTTTGATCGCCATTATCAGGCGATCCCCAAAACCCAGCCGGCCAAGTTTCAGACGCGTTTCGATGGCTACACCGATCAAGTCTTGCCGGCGATTCAAGAGCCGTTGTTGCCGCGTCACGAAGGCTTGGTGTTTGCCATTGCTTGCACTCAGCAGGGCTATGTGCCGACCCATAACACCGTTTTCACCCAGCCACTGACCGGTGATGTGCAGGTCGATACGCTGCAAAACCGTACCAAACGCAAATTTGCCGACCGTACCGGCGTGCGCTGTGGCAGCCATCAACAAGCGGTACTGCTGCAAACCTATACCCGCGACACCGGAGAACTGATGCACGATCTGTCAGTACCGATCATGGTCAAGGGCAGGCATTGGGGTGGTTTACGCTTGGGTTACAAACCGCAGAAGCCACGCTGA
- a CDS encoding TraR/DksA family transcriptional regulator, whose translation MTKDKLLAMPADDYMNAEQHAFFHELLQNMKIETHERIEQNRIAIESLDTPADPADAASVEEERTWLVNAIDRDQRMLPQLEQALERIKEDSFGWCDDSGEAIGLKRLLISPTTKYCIEAQERHEQIDKHQRQA comes from the coding sequence ATGACAAAGGACAAGTTGCTGGCCATGCCGGCGGATGACTACATGAATGCCGAGCAACATGCTTTTTTCCACGAGCTGTTGCAGAACATGAAAATCGAAACTCACGAGCGCATTGAGCAGAACCGCATTGCCATCGAAAGCCTCGACACTCCGGCCGATCCGGCTGACGCAGCGTCGGTTGAGGAAGAACGCACGTGGCTGGTGAATGCTATCGACCGCGACCAGCGCATGCTGCCGCAGTTGGAGCAGGCTCTGGAACGTATCAAAGAAGACAGCTTTGGCTGGTGCGACGACAGCGGCGAGGCCATTGGCCTGAAGCGCCTGCTGATCAGCCCGACCACCAAGTACTGCATCGAAGCTCAAGAGCGTCACGAGCAAATCGATAAGCACCAGCGTCAGGCCTGA
- a CDS encoding ABC transporter permease, with the protein MNAILENKPATAPVKSRRRFPTELSIFLVLIGIGLVFEVFGWIVRDQSFLMNSQRLVLMILQVSIIGLLAIGVTQVIITTGIDLSSGSVLALSAMIAASLAQTSDFARAVFPSLTDLPVWIPVIAGLGVGLLAGAINGSIIAVTGIPPFIATLGMMVSARGLARYYTEGQPVSMLSDSYTAIGHGAMPVVIFLVVAVIFHIALRYTKYGKYTYAIGGNMQAARTSGINVKRHLVIVYSIAGLLAGLAGVVASARAATGQAGMGMSYELDAIAAAVIGGTSLAGGVGRITGTVIGALILGVMASGFTFVGVDAYIQDIIKGLIIVVAVVIDQYRNKRKLKR; encoded by the coding sequence ATGAACGCGATACTGGAAAACAAACCAGCAACGGCACCGGTCAAGAGTCGCCGGCGCTTTCCGACCGAGCTGAGTATCTTTCTGGTGCTGATCGGTATCGGCCTGGTGTTTGAAGTGTTCGGCTGGATCGTGCGCGACCAGAGCTTCCTGATGAACTCACAGCGCCTGGTGCTGATGATTTTGCAGGTGTCGATTATCGGCTTGCTGGCCATCGGTGTGACCCAAGTGATTATCACGACCGGTATCGACCTGTCTTCAGGGTCGGTGCTGGCGCTGTCGGCGATGATCGCCGCCAGCCTGGCGCAGACGTCGGACTTCGCCCGGGCGGTGTTTCCGTCCTTGACCGATTTGCCCGTGTGGATTCCCGTGATCGCTGGCCTTGGGGTCGGGTTGCTGGCGGGGGCAATCAACGGCAGCATTATCGCTGTCACCGGCATTCCTCCATTTATCGCCACCCTTGGGATGATGGTCTCCGCTCGCGGTCTGGCGCGGTATTACACCGAAGGCCAACCGGTCAGCATGCTGTCCGACTCCTACACCGCCATTGGCCATGGCGCCATGCCGGTAGTCATTTTCCTGGTGGTGGCGGTGATTTTCCACATCGCCCTGCGCTACACCAAATACGGCAAATACACCTACGCCATTGGCGGCAATATGCAGGCGGCACGCACGTCCGGAATCAACGTCAAGCGTCATCTGGTGATTGTCTACAGCATCGCCGGGTTACTCGCTGGCCTCGCCGGGGTGGTTGCGTCGGCGCGGGCAGCGACCGGGCAAGCCGGGATGGGCATGTCATATGAACTGGATGCGATTGCGGCCGCAGTCATTGGTGGCACCAGCCTGGCGGGCGGCGTAGGTCGCATCACCGGCACAGTGATCGGCGCGTTGATTCTGGGGGTGATGGCCAGCGGGTTCACCTTTGTCGGCGTGGATGCTTATATCCAGGACATCATCAAGGGTTTGATTATTGTGGTGGCGGTCGTCATCGACCAGTACCGCAATAAACGCAAACTCAAGCGCTAA
- a CDS encoding sugar ABC transporter ATP-binding protein produces MFASATASSAPLVGIQPTATPVDEPYLLEIVNVSKGFPGVVALSEVQLRVRPGSVLALMGENGAGKSTLMKIIAGIYQPDAGELRLRGKKVTFETPLAALQAGIAMIHQELNLMPHMSIAENIWIGREQLNGLHMVDHREMHRCTAKLLERLRINLDPEEHVGNLSIAERQMVEIAKAVSYDSDILIMDEPTSAITEKEVAHLFSIIADLKSQGKGIIYITHKMNEVFAIADEVAVFRDGAYIGLQRADSMDGDSLISMMVGRELSQLFPVREKPIGDLLLSVRDLKLDGIFKGVSFDLHAGEILGIAGLMGSGRTNVAEAIFGITPSDGGVMRLDGQVVRITDPHMAIEKGFALLTEDRKLSGLFPCLSVLENMEMAVLPHYAGHGFVQQKALRVLCEDMCKKLRVKTPSLEQCIDTLSGGNQQKALLARWLMTNPRILILDEPTRGIDVGAKAEIYRLIAYLASEGMAVIMISSELPEVLGMSDRVMVMHEGDLMGTLDRDDATQERVMQLASGMSSVH; encoded by the coding sequence ATGTTCGCTTCAGCGACTGCTTCGAGCGCCCCGTTGGTGGGTATCCAGCCAACCGCAACACCTGTCGATGAGCCGTACCTGCTGGAGATCGTCAACGTCAGCAAGGGTTTTCCGGGCGTGGTGGCCTTGTCCGAGGTGCAGCTTCGGGTGCGCCCCGGTTCCGTGCTTGCCCTCATGGGCGAGAACGGCGCGGGTAAATCGACCCTGATGAAAATCATTGCCGGCATCTACCAGCCGGACGCCGGTGAACTGCGCCTGCGGGGCAAGAAGGTGACCTTCGAAACGCCTTTGGCGGCGCTCCAGGCCGGGATCGCCATGATCCATCAAGAACTTAATCTGATGCCGCACATGAGCATTGCCGAGAACATCTGGATCGGCCGTGAGCAGCTCAACGGCTTGCACATGGTTGACCACCGGGAAATGCACCGTTGCACTGCCAAACTGCTGGAGCGTCTGCGGATCAACCTCGATCCCGAGGAGCACGTCGGCAATCTGAGCATCGCCGAGCGGCAGATGGTCGAAATCGCTAAGGCGGTGTCCTACGACTCTGACATCCTGATCATGGATGAACCGACCTCTGCCATCACCGAAAAGGAAGTCGCCCACCTTTTTTCGATCATTGCCGACCTCAAGAGTCAGGGCAAAGGCATCATCTACATCACCCACAAAATGAACGAAGTGTTCGCCATCGCCGATGAAGTAGCGGTGTTCCGTGATGGCGCCTACATCGGCCTGCAACGGGCTGACAGCATGGACGGCGACAGCCTGATCTCGATGATGGTCGGCCGCGAATTGAGCCAATTGTTTCCCGTTCGCGAGAAGCCGATCGGCGATCTGCTGCTGTCTGTGCGCGACCTCAAGCTCGACGGCATTTTCAAAGGTGTTTCCTTCGACCTGCATGCCGGGGAAATCCTTGGGATTGCCGGGTTGATGGGCTCGGGGCGAACCAACGTCGCCGAGGCGATTTTCGGCATCACGCCCAGCGACGGTGGCGTGATGCGTCTCGACGGCCAGGTTGTGCGCATCACCGACCCACACATGGCGATTGAGAAGGGCTTTGCCCTGCTGACCGAGGATCGCAAACTCAGTGGCCTGTTCCCGTGCCTGTCGGTGCTGGAGAACATGGAGATGGCGGTGTTGCCACATTACGCCGGTCACGGCTTTGTCCAGCAGAAAGCCTTGCGGGTGCTGTGCGAAGACATGTGCAAAAAACTGCGAGTAAAAACCCCGTCGCTGGAGCAGTGCATCGACACCTTGTCTGGGGGTAATCAGCAAAAGGCCTTGCTGGCCCGCTGGCTGATGACCAACCCGCGCATCCTGATTCTCGACGAGCCCACTCGTGGTATCGACGTGGGTGCCAAGGCTGAGATTTATCGGCTCATTGCTTATCTCGCCAGCGAAGGCATGGCGGTGATCATGATTTCCTCGGAGCTGCCTGAAGTGCTGGGCATGAGCGACCGAGTGATGGTCATGCATGAGGGCGATCTGATGGGCACCCTCGATCGCGATGACGCGACCCAGGAACGGGTGATGCAATTGGCCTCGGGCATGTCCTCGGTTCACTAA
- a CDS encoding sugar ABC transporter substrate-binding protein yields the protein MKTQIRFTALALSLMFASGAALADMRIGVSMSQFDDTWLTYLRESMDKKAKSYPDGVKLQFEDARSDVVKQLSQVESFISQKVDAIVVNPVDTAATKKITEAAVKAGIPLVYVNRRPDDLKLPKGVVTVASNDLEAGEMQMQYLAEKMGGKGDIVILLGDLANNSTTNRTKGVKEVLAKYPNIKIEQEQTGTWLRDKGMTLVNDWLTQGRKFDAVVANNDEMAIGAAMALQQAGVEKGSVLIAGVDGTPDGLNAIKKGNMTVSVFQDAKGQADGSIDTAVRMAKNEPVEQAVWVPYRLITPQNVDTFK from the coding sequence ATGAAGACCCAGATCCGTTTCACCGCACTTGCCCTGTCCCTGATGTTCGCCAGCGGCGCTGCCCTGGCCGACATGAGGATCGGCGTCAGCATGTCCCAGTTCGATGACACGTGGCTGACCTACCTGCGCGAATCCATGGACAAAAAAGCCAAGTCCTACCCCGATGGCGTGAAATTGCAATTCGAAGACGCTCGCAGTGATGTGGTCAAGCAACTGAGCCAAGTGGAAAGCTTCATCAGCCAGAAGGTCGACGCCATTGTGGTCAACCCCGTTGATACTGCGGCGACCAAAAAAATCACAGAAGCCGCCGTCAAGGCTGGCATCCCGCTGGTCTACGTCAACCGTCGCCCGGATGACCTGAAGCTGCCAAAAGGCGTGGTGACCGTCGCTTCCAATGACCTGGAAGCCGGCGAAATGCAGATGCAATACCTGGCCGAAAAAATGGGTGGTAAGGGCGACATCGTGATTCTGTTGGGCGACCTCGCCAACAACTCCACCACCAACCGCACCAAAGGCGTAAAAGAGGTGCTGGCCAAGTACCCGAACATCAAGATCGAGCAAGAGCAAACCGGCACCTGGTTACGCGATAAAGGCATGACTTTGGTCAACGACTGGCTGACCCAGGGCCGCAAGTTTGATGCGGTCGTGGCCAACAACGACGAAATGGCCATTGGTGCCGCGATGGCCCTGCAACAGGCAGGCGTTGAGAAGGGCAGCGTGCTGATTGCCGGTGTCGATGGTACGCCGGACGGTTTGAACGCGATCAAGAAAGGCAACATGACGGTGTCGGTGTTCCAGGACGCGAAAGGTCAAGCGGACGGTTCGATCGACACCGCGGTGAGAATGGCCAAGAACGAACCGGTTGAGCAGGCCGTGTGGGTGCCATACCGCTTGATCACCCCGCAAAACGTCGACACGTTTAAATAG
- a CDS encoding Gfo/Idh/MocA family oxidoreductase: protein MRIGLVGYGHGGRFFHAPLISSLPGATFVGVVTRSAERRQLLVTEHPGVPAFDSIGQLVEAGIDVLVISTPLKGRPALVLDAIEHGVAVVSDKPFAADAQQAQTLITMAERQGVRLSVYQNRRWDSDFLTVRKLIESGALGQITRFESRVERYSPRSVNNASGGGFLRDLGSHLVDQALLLFGPVAKVYAELDYLDKDQVFDNGFFMCLTHASGVISHLGGSCLQNIPGPRFRVTGTQGCYSVDGLDGQEASALAGMSPQSEGERWGVEEHRRWGWFEHGEVRERVPSERGCWQQFYVQLQTALQSGGPLPVEPRDALATTRVLDAARLSFEHGEVMELTSFDSHGMKTE from the coding sequence ATGCGTATCGGACTTGTCGGTTACGGCCATGGCGGCCGGTTTTTTCATGCGCCGCTGATTAGCAGTTTGCCGGGCGCCACGTTTGTCGGTGTGGTCACCCGCTCAGCGGAGCGCCGACAGTTGCTGGTCACCGAACACCCCGGCGTGCCGGCATTCGACAGCATTGGCCAACTGGTGGAGGCCGGAATCGATGTGCTGGTGATTTCCACGCCACTCAAGGGCCGACCGGCGCTGGTGCTCGATGCTATCGAGCACGGCGTGGCCGTGGTCAGCGACAAACCGTTCGCCGCCGATGCGCAACAAGCGCAAACCCTGATCACCATGGCCGAACGCCAGGGCGTGCGGCTGAGCGTCTACCAGAACCGTCGCTGGGATTCGGACTTCCTCACCGTGCGCAAACTCATTGAGTCGGGCGCGCTAGGGCAAATCACTCGTTTCGAGTCGCGGGTCGAACGCTACTCGCCGCGTTCAGTGAACAACGCCAGCGGCGGCGGCTTTTTGCGCGATCTCGGCAGCCATCTGGTGGATCAGGCGCTGCTGCTGTTCGGTCCTGTGGCAAAAGTCTATGCCGAACTGGACTACCTGGATAAAGATCAGGTCTTCGACAACGGTTTCTTTATGTGCCTGACCCACGCCAGCGGCGTGATCTCGCACCTGGGCGGCAGTTGCCTGCAAAACATCCCGGGACCGCGCTTTCGGGTCACTGGCACTCAGGGTTGCTACAGCGTCGATGGACTGGACGGGCAGGAAGCCTCGGCGCTGGCCGGGATGTCACCCCAATCTGAAGGTGAACGCTGGGGGGTGGAAGAACATCGGCGTTGGGGCTGGTTCGAACACGGCGAGGTGCGCGAGCGCGTGCCCTCCGAGCGGGGTTGCTGGCAGCAGTTCTATGTGCAGCTACAAACCGCGTTACAGAGCGGTGGCCCACTGCCGGTGGAGCCCCGTGATGCACTGGCAACCACTCGCGTACTGGACGCCGCACGACTCAGCTTCGAGCACGGAGAAGTGATGGAGTTGACCTCGTTTGACAGCCATGGAATGAAAACAGAATAA
- a CDS encoding sugar phosphate isomerase/epimerase — MRIALDPYMYRNLSLGKMVDKVAELGYEHIELSPREDFLPFYKAPRVDKARIREFRKVLSDAGVKLSSLLPMYHWAAADEGLRVAAVRNWKRAIQIAVEMDCELVNTEFTGQSDNPLVCENQFMRSMDELMPEFEREGIKLDIQAHPYDFCERNNESVDIIRGLDRDWINYLYAAPHTFFYDDGVGDVAPMLKYAGSKLTHLIIADTYNHKASSGLRYIVNPPGVTATVHQHLDIGQGEVDWQAFFGTLRDIQFDGIATVSVFAWEDRPDESNRMMLERVTRELCQ, encoded by the coding sequence ATGCGCATCGCACTAGACCCCTACATGTATCGCAACCTGTCCCTGGGCAAGATGGTCGATAAGGTCGCCGAACTCGGTTACGAACACATCGAACTGTCGCCCCGTGAAGACTTCCTGCCGTTTTACAAAGCGCCACGGGTCGACAAGGCGCGGATCAGGGAGTTTCGCAAAGTCCTGAGCGACGCCGGGGTCAAACTCTCATCGCTGTTACCGATGTACCACTGGGCGGCGGCCGATGAAGGATTGCGAGTTGCAGCAGTACGCAATTGGAAACGGGCGATTCAGATCGCCGTGGAAATGGACTGCGAACTGGTCAACACCGAGTTCACCGGCCAGTCGGACAACCCGCTGGTGTGCGAGAACCAGTTCATGCGCTCCATGGACGAGTTGATGCCCGAATTTGAGCGCGAAGGCATCAAACTCGATATCCAGGCGCATCCGTATGACTTTTGCGAGCGCAACAACGAGTCGGTGGACATCATCCGCGGGCTGGATCGCGACTGGATCAACTACCTCTACGCGGCGCCGCACACGTTTTTCTACGACGACGGCGTCGGTGACGTCGCCCCGATGCTCAAGTACGCCGGCTCGAAACTGACGCACCTGATCATCGCTGACACCTACAACCACAAGGCGTCTTCGGGGTTGCGCTACATCGTCAACCCGCCAGGCGTCACCGCCACCGTGCATCAGCACCTGGACATCGGTCAGGGCGAAGTTGATTGGCAGGCGTTTTTTGGCACCCTGCGCGACATCCAGTTCGACGGTATCGCCACGGTCTCGGTGTTCGCCTGGGAAGACCGGCCGGACGAGTCCAACCGGATGATGCTGGAGCGCGTAACCCGCGAACTGTGCCAATAA
- a CDS encoding Gfo/Idh/MocA family oxidoreductase — protein MSLKLGVIGTGAIGQDHIRRCSQTLLNSQVVAVTDINVQQAAKVVADLKLTAEVYPDGHALIKSPEVEAILVTSWGPSHEEFVLAAIAAGKPVFCEKPLAVTAEGCRKIVEAEVAHGKRLVQVGFMRPYDEGYRALKTVIDSGQIGEPLMLHCAHRNPTVGENYKTDMAITDTLIHELDVLRWLLNDDYVSVQVVFPRKTSKAHAHLRDPQIVLLETAKGTRIDVEVFVNCQYGYDIQCEVVGETGIAKLPEPSQVQMRSGAKLSSAILMDWKDRFIAAYDVELQAFIDGVRAGQVGGPSAWDGFAAAVAADACIEAQNSGQIIKVGLPERPRFYG, from the coding sequence ATGTCTTTGAAGCTGGGAGTTATCGGCACCGGAGCCATCGGCCAGGACCATATCCGTCGTTGCAGCCAGACCTTGCTCAATAGCCAGGTCGTTGCCGTCACCGACATCAACGTGCAGCAAGCGGCCAAAGTCGTTGCTGATTTGAAGCTGACGGCCGAGGTTTACCCTGACGGCCACGCGCTGATCAAATCGCCCGAAGTCGAGGCGATCCTGGTCACCTCATGGGGCCCGAGCCACGAAGAGTTCGTATTGGCTGCGATTGCCGCCGGCAAACCGGTGTTCTGCGAGAAACCCCTGGCCGTCACCGCCGAAGGCTGCCGCAAAATCGTCGAAGCTGAAGTGGCCCACGGCAAACGCTTGGTGCAGGTCGGCTTCATGCGTCCATACGATGAAGGTTATCGCGCCCTCAAAACGGTGATCGACAGTGGCCAGATCGGCGAGCCGCTGATGCTGCACTGTGCGCATCGCAACCCGACCGTGGGCGAAAACTACAAGACTGACATGGCGATCACCGACACGCTGATCCATGAGCTGGACGTGCTGCGCTGGTTGCTTAACGACGATTACGTCTCGGTGCAGGTGGTGTTTCCACGTAAGACCAGCAAGGCCCATGCTCACCTGAGAGACCCACAAATCGTTCTGCTGGAAACCGCCAAGGGCACGCGCATCGACGTGGAGGTGTTCGTTAACTGCCAATACGGCTACGACATCCAGTGCGAAGTGGTAGGGGAGACCGGCATTGCCAAACTGCCTGAGCCTTCCCAGGTACAGATGCGCAGCGGGGCAAAGCTGTCGAGTGCCATTCTGATGGACTGGAAGGACCGGTTTATCGCGGCGTATGACGTCGAGTTGCAGGCGTTTATCGACGGCGTTCGAGCCGGTCAGGTGGGTGGCCCGTCCGCATGGGACGGTTTCGCCGCTGCCGTCGCGGCAGACGCCTGTATCGAAGCGCAAAACAGTGGCCAGATCATCAAGGTCGGCCTCCCGGAGCGCCCACGCTTCTACGGCTAA
- the iolD gene encoding 3D-(3,5/4)-trihydroxycyclohexane-1,2-dione acylhydrolase (decyclizing) — protein sequence MTTTRLTMAQALVKFLDNQYIEVDGVQSKFVAGFFTIFGHGNVLGLGQALEQDSGDLIVHQGRNEQGMAHAAIGFAKQHLRRKIYACSSSVGPGAANMLTAAATATANRIPLLLLPGDVYACRQPDPVLQQIEQFHDLSISTNDAFKAVSKYWDRINRPEQLMSAAIHAMRVLTDPAETGAVTLALPQDVQAEAYDYPDYFLQKRVHRIERRPATDAMLRDALALIEGKRKPLIICGGGVKYSGANAALQAFAERFDIPFAETQAGKSAVVSSHPLNVGGIGETGCLAANLLAREADLIIGIGTRYSDFTTASKSLFQHPDVQFLNLNISPCDALKLDGVQLLADARTGLQALGEALGDYRSSWGDQPRQAKAKLEEEVDRLYQVDYQFKDFVPEINDHMDPAVLREFIELTGSCLTQSRVLGVLNETLADDAVIVAAAGSLPGDLQRSWRSKGVNTYHVEYGYSCMGYEVNAALGVKLAEPEREVYALVGDGSYMMLHSELATSIQERRKINVVLLDNMTFGCINNLQMEHGMDSFGTEFRFRNPETGKLDGGFVPVDFAMSAAAYGCKTYKVNTVEALQAALADARLQTVSTLIDIKVLPKTMIHKYLSWWRVGVAQVSTSARTDAVAKTLNERLAKARQY from the coding sequence ATGACCACAACACGACTGACCATGGCCCAGGCTTTGGTGAAATTCCTCGATAACCAGTACATCGAGGTCGATGGGGTTCAAAGCAAATTCGTCGCCGGGTTTTTTACCATTTTCGGCCACGGCAACGTACTCGGTCTGGGCCAGGCGCTGGAGCAGGACAGCGGCGACCTGATCGTCCATCAGGGTCGCAACGAGCAAGGCATGGCTCACGCCGCTATCGGTTTCGCCAAACAGCATCTGCGGCGCAAGATTTACGCGTGCTCGTCATCGGTCGGTCCCGGCGCGGCGAACATGCTGACCGCTGCCGCGACTGCCACCGCCAACCGTATTCCATTGTTACTGTTGCCTGGCGATGTCTACGCTTGTCGGCAGCCGGACCCGGTGCTGCAACAGATCGAGCAGTTCCACGACCTCAGCATCAGCACCAATGATGCTTTTAAAGCGGTGAGCAAATACTGGGACCGCATCAACCGTCCTGAGCAACTGATGAGCGCCGCGATCCACGCCATGCGCGTGCTCACCGATCCCGCCGAAACCGGTGCTGTGACCTTGGCCTTGCCGCAAGACGTGCAAGCCGAAGCCTATGACTATCCGGATTATTTCCTGCAAAAACGCGTTCACCGTATCGAGCGTCGCCCGGCCACAGACGCGATGCTGAGGGATGCGTTGGCGCTCATCGAGGGCAAGCGCAAACCGCTAATCATTTGCGGTGGCGGGGTCAAGTATTCCGGTGCCAACGCAGCCTTGCAGGCGTTTGCCGAGCGCTTTGATATTCCGTTCGCCGAAACCCAAGCGGGCAAAAGTGCGGTGGTGTCCAGTCATCCGCTGAACGTCGGTGGCATAGGTGAGACCGGTTGCCTGGCGGCCAATCTGCTGGCGAGAGAAGCTGACTTGATCATCGGTATCGGCACCCGCTACAGCGACTTCACCACGGCATCGAAGTCGCTGTTTCAGCACCCGGACGTGCAGTTTCTCAACCTCAATATCAGCCCGTGCGATGCCCTGAAACTGGACGGCGTGCAACTGCTGGCAGACGCCAGAACCGGTTTGCAGGCGCTGGGCGAAGCGCTGGGTGATTACCGTTCAAGCTGGGGCGATCAACCCCGCCAGGCCAAGGCGAAATTGGAGGAGGAGGTCGACCGGCTCTATCAAGTCGACTATCAATTCAAGGATTTTGTCCCGGAAATCAACGACCACATGGACCCGGCAGTCTTGCGCGAATTCATCGAGCTGACCGGTTCCTGCCTGACTCAGAGCCGCGTGCTCGGCGTGCTCAACGAAACCCTGGCCGACGACGCGGTGATCGTTGCCGCCGCCGGCAGCCTGCCGGGGGACTTACAGCGCAGTTGGCGCAGTAAGGGCGTGAACACCTACCACGTCGAATACGGTTATTCGTGCATGGGCTACGAGGTCAACGCCGCTCTCGGCGTGAAACTCGCCGAACCGGAGCGTGAGGTCTATGCGCTGGTCGGCGATGGCTCCTACATGATGCTGCACTCGGAGCTGGCGACCTCGATTCAGGAGCGACGCAAGATCAACGTGGTACTGCTCGATAACATGACGTTCGGCTGCATCAACAACCTGCAAATGGAACACGGCATGGACAGCTTCGGCACGGAGTTCCGTTTTCGCAATCCAGAAACAGGAAAGCTCGATGGCGGTTTCGTCCCCGTGGATTTCGCCATGAGTGCGGCGGCTTATGGCTGCAAGACTTACAAAGTGAATACGGTTGAAGCGCTGCAAGCAGCACTGGCTGATGCGCGGTTACAGACGGTGTCGACGCTGATCGATATCAAGGTTCTGCCCAAGACGATGATTCACAAATACCTGTCGTGGTGGCGGGTCGGCGTGGCGCAAGTCTCCACCAGCGCCCGCACCGACGCGGTGGCCAAGACGCTGAACGAACGACTGGCCAAGGCCCGCCAGTACTGA